tgccgcctccctggaaagcaCAACGCAACGAttctgcaccacccctcaacaaccaaactgtgccttcacctgcgctacgcacacaccacatcacacaactatcatgcagttacactctctctcacaaacaaaagtagacagaccacaactctttccctcactattctctccagttctatgtggtttttctataccacgtggtatcaattcctgtatcttgtcagcttctgctggagagattggtggggaggaaccttctgtactatcctgtatctcccaataatagttaatgtagaataattatccaaacagcctcgtcagtaactcaaggtttggtcttccgttgcattcctttgtattcctttgtgttctttcctactcctcctcctcctcctcctcctcttcctcctcctcctcctcctcctcctcctcctcctcctcctcctccttctcctcctcctcctcctcctccggcctgctgctggatgtgatggctcatgaataacatgtgaatatgttcttaaacaactcagtgaaatcataattcgagctgagagagagagagagagagagagagagagagagagagagagagagagagagagagagagagagagagagagagagagagagagagagagagagagagagagagagagagagagagagagagagagattcatggcaaaaagtaaattctttcatacaaatgcaccacattaagcgcctccagcgtaagactgtataattatcaggcaggaagcgcggcagtaaacacgtcaagtctatggagaaggcagggcgtgtttcacttgctggtcttgcctctcacttttttaatatacgttttctttttttgcttttttttttttccttgcatggattgacaaggtgtggaataatagtaaaaaaatacaaattatacaaaaactgaattggtgtcactccagataataatcctgctctttactacaacaacaacgacaacaacaacaaaaacaacaacaacaacaactactactactactactactactggtagtagtagtagtagtagtagtagtagtagtagtagtagtagtagtagtagtagtagtagtactactactactactactcttactacaagtagtagtagtagtagtagtagtagtagtaatagtagtagtagtagtagtagtagtagtagtagtagtagtagtagtagtagtagtagtagtagtagtagtagtagtaatagtactactactactactactactactactactactactactactactactactactactactactattgctactactactgttattaacattcacctattaagacttaggaaagatttgtctttctccaaccctctgtgcttcttaaaaacatggagctgcatttggaaataaaaattcaaatagctgaacacaaaaatcatttagatgcaaaagatatcggacggttcaacttgagtaaactggagtaaacaatgcaatacatgtttaatttagaNNNNNNNNNNNNNNNNNNNNNNNNNNNNNNNNNNNNNNNNNNNNNNNNNNNNNNNNNNNNNNNNNNNNNNNNNNNNNNNNNNNNNNNNNNNNNNNNNNNNTACTATAGTATATATGTATAGTATTTAGTATAGTATTCTATACTATACTAGGCAGGTCCAGTGAAAGGTATCACACCTTCAAATGTATTGGTTCATCCAGACGAGTTAGCAGCACAAGCATGAAGGAGGGTGGATCTCACAGGTGTTCGCTTCTTACCAAGAAGTGGTGACATCCAGAACCAACAGCAACTACGATATCTGTGTGTTCTCtggagattgttgttgttgttttgttgtgtaataCGTTATAGGAACATCCTGTGTCCTCGCAGTAACTACTCGAAAAGGGAGGTATCTAACTAGGAGTGGTGAgagttgcttttgtttttgttgttgttgttatcagaaccACAAACGGAGGAAGGCGGAGGTGTTGTATTACtgaacaacaataaagaaagaagaatagatgagtcagGCCACCTTGGCGGAGATACTCAAaagttattttcatgttttgtgccgtgaatactttttatggctagactgaagtggtacttattattttctaagtatatccTTGCTGTTGTATTTAGGTTTGtaccgctgaatgttggcaagctttacatttattatttttgcttctttttattttcttatttgatcttgttatatatgtaatggtgtttgttcgttttattttgttgcagctggTTGCAGCATATTTTATTCTCAGCGTttgaagtgtgttctgtttactgtgttgttttccatgtatccatgtgttcttgcttggagtgaatttgacacgttttatttatgacattttgtgtttttgttcagtatttattcttttcctcttttgttcatgtgtatgttgttaactcatgcagtaaaggggatttctggtggttctgtttatgatgcttcatttttagctctttttagaatagtgaagctgcatcacttttttatgtggatgttttgatattttcatgaaaggatggcaggtggtgctgcagaacactcccaacacatgcaggagtgaaagtgagtacctgcttcattacatcatgtgcccTCTATTTTGATCTCGCTgctgtaaacttttttttttattcatgtcaacggaaacctgtcactgttgcctgcctttctcctgtcagcttcccacgaatctgtgaaagaaaggatgtgcttccatggtatcgtgtcagtacTATTATCCATGGAAGgattagtttaatttttttccaaagcgttgttttgtctctcatttttctgcctccctatggtatatatatatatatatatatgaaaagaagaaagaatgtaaatttagtgtATAATGTCTACGTTACAtcatcttacagggaaaaaagtcCCTTGAggattaacaaagattcttttcaaaactataatttttgtattccagtattCGTGTGCTTATATTTTagtgtatgcatagagaaaaggatattttctataatgatgtcatctttttggtataaatatttatttagagattcagttgaaacctaacaattagccGTTATTATTGCGTtcgttcatatatatatatatatatatatatatatatatatatatatatatatatatatatatatatatatatatatatatatatatatatatatatatatatatatatatatatatatatatatatatatatatatatattgtatgtacgaatatatgagtgaagaaaggaaagatgcaattacaaTAAAATCCACAATATTCAATTTTTGAATATTCACTTGAAgacttttttaggtaacaaatatcagatcttcaaatttatatgtctatttatcctttactgtattttaccgttatgtagattaatactcttttgcacgttatgataaagtgtccttggaaaactattactgtaacacatttcatttagtgtgaatttggtttccacgtaaaaaaaaaaaactctcccttctatggagaaaagatatttatattttctttgttcaattggtattgatattatttttaactctgatttcccgggaagcgCTACCTCACtatgatatttgtgacctaacctaaggtaactttttagcgtcataacctttgttgcagctttattcaagtaaaatcaaagagaggaaagcttgtatagttctgtgaagtgttcccttatttgtctctgtgtgtgttgattgtcgccttgaaaagtcaaggtgacgtgggccttgatgactagagccattccacactatttgtctcctttttttagaggctcgtcgttgtagatttctgaaaatattagttttcctaacgtttttattttccttgtcagcgaatgGAAAGATAATTCatgattttcttaatcatttagtaacgtatttaatatctttggagggatcattcccgtagcggagcgagggggctctatttttgttactcgcacatctgtacaccccacTGCTCCCGCCTGGTTCTGGAgggcacaacgatgatttggccaggagcaccttttgatgTCCATCGTATATAAAAGTTTCGATTTCATTTTCGGAAACACTTTCTGGTAACTTCTGATGgcgtatctttgttattttatttaatttcttctgtcagactcacctttttgttatattttgtatatttcgatttatcggcatgtgggcgaaggtttctgcctcgcaactcgcacaactatcgcctcatcactacagatcgagctcgagCGCACAAAATGCGCCAACTatttgccatatatatatatatatatatatatatatatatatatatatatatatatatatatatatatatatatatatatatatatatatatatatatatatatatatatatatatatatatatatatatatatatatatatacatatatatatatatatatatatatatatatatatatatatatatatatatatatatatatatatatatatatccttcaggcatatgtgcatatatatatatatatatatatatatatatatatatatatatatatatatatatatatatatatatatatatagaggtgGGAGTCTGATGGAGTGAGGTCTAGCGACCTACTCCACAACATGCAATGCCCGAGGATGCCTTCCGTGAGGGTGAAACGTTGGAAGcaataaagtgatgaaaaaaaaaaaactctgaatGTTTATCCTTTTCACCTctaatatttatatatacatatatatatatatatatatatatatatatatatatatatatatatatatatatatatatatatatatatatatatatatatatatatatatatatatatatatatatttaccacCCACCAATCCTCACAACGCCAACCAATCACTGTCCATCATCCACCAcgccagccaatcacaggcGCCACTCCAAGCAGCCGTGGGGCGCTAACTCCAATCTCCTTTTGTGTTGCCGTTTGGTGGGGCCCAATTCCTGCTAAACATAACCCTGCCGCACCTGCTGCCGAAAAAAGAGACACTGTGTAACTCCGCGGCATGACCGGGACCTGAAGACGGTGACAGCAGTTagtggagagaaacagacagtggCGACAATCAGTCCAGAGAAACACGCAAATTCATCAAAAGGAGAAGCAATGAAAAAACCAAGCTTCAGACAAGCGCAACAAGGCACCCAGGAAAGGTTGGATGCTGCGCCTTCATCCACGCCTTCCCATGGCTGTTCACACGCAAGAAGCGTGGGCAAGAAAAGCCTGCTATGATACACACTTCCCTGGAAGAGTCTCTGCCTGTGCTGACTCTACTTCGAGAGTCTGCCAGGTGCACCCAGACTGTTATGGAAGAACAtgttatggaagaacatcttaaggaagaacatcttatggaagaacatcttgaagaaaaacatcttaaagaagaacatcttaaggaagaacctgttatggaagaacatcttaaggaagaaactgttatggaAGAACATATTAAGGAAAAACATTTTAAGGAAGAACATTTTAAGGAAGAACACGTTATGGAAAAAATTATAGTGCAAGAATCTACTGctaatagagaaggaagaaactaTTGTGAAGGAAATTGTTATGCAAGAACCTGGTGTAGAACATCTCATGAAAGAACATGAGGTCAAAGAACATCTACTCGAAAAAACAAGAGGTCGAAAAACAtctgatggaagaacaaaacgTCAAAGATCAtatgatggaagaacaaaaggacGAAGGACatgtgatgaaagaacaaaaggtcAAAGAGCCtctgatggaagaacaagaggtcaTAGAGTATCTTGATAAAGAACAAGAGGTCAAAGAACATCtgatggaggagcaggagatcgAAGAGCATTTGATGGAAGAGGCTGTGCTGGAAGAGCCTGTGAAGGAACAGCCTGTGCGGGACAAGAGCATGGCGGCCCAGCCTGCAGTGGAAGAGCCTGACGACAGCGACTCTGATTTCCTCGACGACGATGTCGCTGACGACTCAGGCTCCAAGCAGTCGTCTTGGGAAGAGTGTCCGCGGCTTGCATGTCAGGGCAAGGCCCCCTCCTTTAGGGCAAGGCCAGAGAACAACAGCATGAGCTTGGCTACCGCCCCGCCCTCCGCCGcgcccctccaccacacacGAGCTGCTGCTGTGGGCCGCAAGGCGCCGCCCGCACCTTCCATGCAGCTCCGCTGTCGTCGACCCTCCTCCCGCTACGTTGGTCATGGGCACCAACAAACACGAGACGGACCACCTCCTGACGCAGGCCACGGATCGCGTCGTCGTCTTCCACATGGATGACCTGCCCTCAGCCCACGTGGCCTCCGCAGCTGGAGCCCAAGGCTGTCAAGACCTGGGCTCAGGAAGTGGATGAGGCGGAGGGAGAAAGGCCTGGACGTGTTCGCCCCGCAGACAAACTGCCTTCCCTACAGTGTGATACTTCACTGCGAGACAGGCGCCTCAGAAGAAAATCaggctgctgcagctgcagccaTTGAGATCAAGATGAGTGCCACTCAGAAGGGCAGAGCCCGCCGCAGGGCCTTAGCTGAAGCTCTTAAACCTTCAGCAGAAAGCGAGGCTGCCGCGAGAAATGCCCGAGGAAACTCGCGTGTCCAGCAGAAAATAAGGCTACAATGCAGCTGTAGCCACTGAGATCAAGTTGAGCACCTCCCAGATGCAAAGGACCTGCCGCAGTAGGCCTTAGCTGAAGCTCTTAAAGCTTCAGCAGAGAGAGCGAGTGCTGCTGCGAAGCTCGAAGAAACtcgcgcagcagcagcagaaaatgAGGCATCAGCTGCGAGGATGAAGAGTGTTGCTCGGCTCGCCGTGTGCCGAGAAAAACCTCGCGCGCTGATTGCACCGAGGAGACTCGCACACCCGACAGGACACCCATTTGGCCCTCGCCCCTCAGCGCGCGGGCGCGCCCTGGGAGCGACGGGGATCCCTTGGTGACTAAAGCTACTGCTGCCCCGGCGACTTGTGGCGGGACGAGCGGCTACGAGGCGGCGAAGGGCCCGCCGCAAGGCATTAGCCGCCAGGACTAAAAGCGAGGACTGGCTCGTCGCGGGCACCCACTAACAGCCGGTATCCGATAGGACGCCCGTTCTGGCCCTCGCCCTCCGTGCGGGTGTTTGGGACCCACGGGCATCCCCTTCGTAACCACGTGGGAGGAGGCTGCGTACGGTGCGCCTTTCCCGCCCGCCGGCATTATTGAGGCCCGTGTCCACGAGGGCGGAGCCTAGAAATGAACTTTTGATTGacactgttgagagagagagagagagagagagagagagagagagagagagagagagagagagagagagaaagagagagagagagagagagagagagagagagagagagagagagagagagagagagagagagagagagagatccgctGCTGCAGGGCTGCCGCCTTTCTTGTGGAGAGCATGTATGACGTGCAGGTGGCACCCCCGCCAACAATGGAGTGAGGGCCGAGGGGTGCGGCACTGTGACATCAGTGCCTGGAGAGACGTGGCTGACGCTCTCCGCGGAGCTGAAGAAGCTCGTTGTATCCAGACACTGAATAGTGACGCAGCTCGCGAAAACAAGTAGGAGAGGCCGCAGGAAGCGTGGCAAAGGCAACAAGAGTGGCAAGAGTAACAAAAGAGTGATAAAGGTGATAAAAGGCGGTAACAATGGAAAAGATgccaacaatgacaacaacaataagaaacaacaacaacaacaacaacaacaacaacccaacaacaacaacaacaacaacaacaatgacaacaacaacaacaacaacaacaacaatgacaacaacaacaacaacaacaacaatgacaacaacaacaacaagaatgacaacaacaaaaaacaagactgacaagaacaacaaaaatgacaaaaacaaagaatgacaagaacaacaagaaaaaacaaaaagcaaaaaaaaagtataaaataccctaaaacagaaaacaagagtaaaatgaaaaccaaagaaaatacaaaaataccaaaaaagaaaacaaaagaaaacaaaacagaagaaaacaaaagaaaaccaaaggaagaaaagtgtcaataagtaaagagaagaaagaatgctaaacatgaaaaaagacaagaataataaaaaaataaaataaaataaaataaaataagataaataatctaaaagtaaaaaataaataaggaaaaagtcaaaacaaaaaGAGACAAGTACAAAGtaaaaaaccaaagaaaaaataaaacaaatttaaaaataacaatataaaaaataaaggaaaataaaaaaaaatcgaataaaaaaagaataaaataaaaaaactactaagaaaaatataaataaaaaaataaaaaatatattaaaaaataaaaagataaaaaaaataaaaacttaaaaaagaaaaaaaaatacatgtcaacaggtaaagaaacagaaaaaaaagcaagaatcagataaaaaagatacgaaacatgaaaaacaaaaaaaaaaaatgaaagaaacaaaaaatgtatgtcaatgaataaaaaaaaaaagtaaaaaatacaaatactcaaaaaacaaaacaaaacgaaacaaaaaaaataaataaataaaaaaacaagaagtggCCCAAAATGAAGGAGTTGAAAAACTCTAAGTAGCAGGAGACCTCAAGTGAACACCGCGAAGCACCGGAACGTTTTCACAAACACGGGACTCGGAGGAGGATTAGTCAAGTTCAAAATGTACATAAGagcacaaataaaataaaataaaaaagttagcGTTTTGCATACAGTTTGGTTGAGTGatagaatgagaaaggaagactgATCAAGTTTCACTTTGGTGGATCACCTGTAATGAGaggtgtacgtatgtgtgtgtgtgtgtgtgtgtcagttgtcACCAAGCACATCACGGTGATGTTTGTGTGCTGTCAGCTCTGGTTTGCATTTGCAGAACTGACAAGTCACTCCTTGGCGTTGTGTGTCAAAAGATTGAGTGCACTCTTGTCAATTCATTGCGTAAACTAAAAGTCCCAGTCACACTTAAGTTTTTCCCTGTAATGCTTGTCTTGTAAATCATTTCATTGTTGTCTTAGTGATTCTCAAGGTAAAAATACACTCCGAAAATGTCAAATATTTTTTTGATTATCCCTACGATGttcgcatttttttctttttctacactTGACTTGATCGAGGGGTAGATCAAGGGCAAAACACACTTGAGATAgatcaagggaaaaaaacacacttgagaagGTTGATCAAGGGCAAAACACACTTGAGGTTGATCAGGGGCAAAACACACTTGATGAAGATCAAGGGCAAAACCTGACGGTGGAAAGAAATATCCACTAATTGTCTGCATAGACCTTCCCTCTTCACACAATCACACTTATCCTAGCCATCGTTTTCCCTAAGTGTCGATTCTTCATGTTGTTACACCAAGAGTCTCAccagagagagaatgctaaagAAAAGGTGTGTGAGTTTTGTGTTGGGGTAAAGAGGGGAAACACATCAAGGTGACTATATCATCTACtgttaatgacacacacacacacacacacacacacacacacacacacacacacacacacacacacacacacacaccagagttGGGAAAAAAACCCGGTTTATTTTTTAAATCCACTTGGTTTTTTGGGGgatttttggggttttgttgttcttttgggggcttatttatttgtttgtttattcctcatatttatatgtaaatcagcttaggaaagcaattaaaaagtaactTAAGTAATTTTAAAGTGGAACAGAAAGTATGAACAGTTTCTTTTGATGAGGAAAGAGCACCGGCCAagaggaagaatatatatatatatatatatatatatatatatatatatatatatatatatatatatatatatatatatatatatatatatatatatatatatatatatatatatatatatatatatatataaagaaaaaaaaaaggtccccgaacagagtcaaaaagcggtaatcaaaaattaaaggataagtgtcttgaaactctccctcttgaaaaagttcGTCATAGGatgggaggaaatacagaagcaggaagggagttccagagtttaccagagaaagggatgaatgattgagaatactcttgcattagagagacagacagaataggtatgagtgaaagaagaaggtgttgtgcagcgaggctgccgctggaagaggggaggcaagcagttagcTAAAGATCAGAagaagcagttagcatgaaata
Above is a window of Scylla paramamosain isolate STU-SP2022 chromosome 31, ASM3559412v1, whole genome shotgun sequence DNA encoding:
- the LOC135116291 gene encoding gelsolin-related protein of 125 kDa-like; the encoded protein is MIHTSLEESLPVLTLLRESARCTQTVMEEHVMEEHLKEEHLMEEHLEEKHLKEEHLKEEPVMEEHLKEETVMEEHIKEKHFKEEHFKEEHNMRSKNIYSKKQEVEKHLMEEQNVKDHMMEEQKDEGHVMKEQKVKEPLMEEQEVIEYLDKEQEVKEHLMEEQEIEEHLMEEAVLEEPVKEQPVRDKSMAAQPAVEEPDDSDSDFLDDDVADDSGSKQSSWEECPRLACQGKAPSFRARPENNSMSLATAPPSAAPLHHTRAAAVGRKAPPAPSMQLRCRRPSSRYLEPKAVKTWAQEVDEAEGERPGRVRPADKLPSLHARARPGSDGDPLVTKATAAPATCGGTSGYEAAKGPPQGGTPANNGVRAEGCGTVTSVPGETWLTLSAELKKLVVSRH